A genomic window from Triticum urartu cultivar G1812 chromosome 7, Tu2.1, whole genome shotgun sequence includes:
- the LOC125522578 gene encoding ent-kaurene oxidase 2-like, producing MESLLAALPAGGGGAVAAAAAAVGGLAAAAALAAKAGVVGTGRTNAPPAVPGLPLIGNLHQLKEKKPHKTFAKWSDIYGPIYTIKTGASSVAVLNSSEVAKEAMVAKYSSISTRKLPKALSVLTRDKTMVATSDYGDFHKMVKRLVMLGMLGSSAQRQFRDTRDMMMDNMLSTFHTLVTDDPHSPLNFREVFKDELFRLSLIQSLGEDVGSVYVKEFGREISKDEIYQITVVDMMMCAIDVDWRDFFPYLSWIPNKSFENRVLITESRRTAVMQALIHQQKKRIARGEARASYLDFLLAEKALTDEQLMMLVWEAVIEAADTTLVTTEWAMYELAKNPEKQDRLYQEIREVCGDETVTEDHVPRLPYLSAVFHETLRFHSPVPLVPPRFVHETTKLAGYDVPAGTEIVINLFGCNMNKKDWEEPEDWRPERFMDGRFEAADMYKTMAFGAGRRSCAGSLQATTISCAAIARFVQDFAWRLKEGDEDKVDTVQLTSYKLHPLYVYLSPRGRK from the exons ATGGAGTCCCTGCTTGCGGCGCTCCCGGCGGGCGGAGGAGGTGCGGTCGCTGCCGCTGCCGCGGCCGTCGGCGGGCTGGCCGCGGCCGCCGCGCTCGCCGCCAAGGCCGGCGTCGTCGGGACGGGCCGGACCAACGCGCCCCCAG CTGTTCCTGGTTTACCGCTTATTGGAAATCTGCACCAGTTAAAAGAGAAGAAACCCCATAAGACCTTCGCAAAATGGTCTGATATTTATGGGCCAATATACACCATAAAGACTGGGGCTTCATCAGTAGCTGTGCTCAACTCTTCTGAAGTAGCCAAGGAG GCTATGGTTGCGAAATACTCATCCATTTCTACTCGTAAGCTACCTAAAGCATTGTCAGTGCTGACTCGTGATAAAACGATGGTTGCTACAAGTGACTACGGTGACTTCCACAAAATGGTGAAGCGTTTAGTTATGTTGGGCATGTTGGGCTCTTCTGCTCAG AGACAATTTAGGGACACAAGAGACATGATGATGGACAACATGTTAAGCACTTTCCATACGTTGGTGACTGACGACCCACATTCTCCTCTGAACTTCAGAGAAGTTTTCAAGGACGAGCTGTTCCGCCTGTCCTTGATCCAG AGTTTAGGCGAGGATGTGGGTTCAGTTTATGTGAAGGAGTTTGGGAGGGAGATATCGAAGGATGAAATCTACCAGATCACTGTGGTTGACATGATGATGTGTGCAATCGATGTTGATTGGAGGGATTTCTTCCCATACCTCAGCTGGATTCCCAACAAAAGCTTCGAAAACAGAGTACTTATCACAGAATCTAGGCGAACCGCGGTGATGCAAGCCTTGATCCATCAACAGAAGAAAAGAATTGCGCGCGGCGAG GCCAGGGCATCCTATCTGGACTTCTTGCTGGCAGAGAAGGCACTGACAGATGAACAGTTGATGATGCTGGTGTGGGAGGCAGTCATCGAGGCTGCAGATACTACTTTGGTGACGACCGAGTGGGCAATGTATGAGCTTGCTAAAAACCCAGAAAAACAG GATCGGCTCTACCAGGAGATCCGGGAGGTGTGCGGCGACGAGACGGTCACCGAGGATCACGTGCCACGGCTGCCGTACCTCAGCGCCGTGTTTCATGAGACGCTAAGGTTCCATTCTCCTGTCCCACTGGTGCCTCCAAGGTTTGTCCATGAGACCACCAAACTGGCCGGCTACGACGTCCCAGCCGGCACCGAG ATAGTCATCAATCTGTTCGGGTGCAACATGAACAAGAAGGATTGGGAGGAGCCCGAGGATTGGAGGCCGGAGAGGTTCATGGATGGGAGGTTCGAGGCCGCGGACATGTACAAGACCATGGCATTCGGCGCCGGGAGGAGGTCCTGCGCCGGAAGCCTGCAGGCGACGACCATCTCGTGCGCTGCCATTGCGCGCTTCGTGCAAGACTTTGCCTGGAGGCTCAAGGAAGGCGACGAGGACAAGGTGGACACCGTGCAGCTCACCAGCTACAAGCTCCATCCGTTGTACGTGTATCTCTCACCGAGAGGGAGGAAGTGA